The proteins below are encoded in one region of Halalkalicoccus jeotgali B3:
- a CDS encoding DNA topoisomerase I — protein sequence MDLIITEKDNAARRIAAILSGESAEVERQNGVNVYRWGGKRCIGLSGHVVAVDFPSEYSDWRDVEPVELIGAAVEKTPTQENIVRTVRLLARDANRVTIATDYDREGELIGKEAYEIVRDVNDGAEIDRVRFSSITDGEVHSAFDDPDEIDFDLAAAGEARQIIDLVWGAALTRFLSLSARQLGDDFISVGRVQTPTLKLIVDREREIEAFDPEAYWEIFANLVKGEESFDAQYFYRDEDGNEAERVWDGQRAEAVYETLREASEARVESVSRRTRTDAPPAPFNTTQFIRAASSIGYSAKRAMSIAEDLYTAGYITYPRTDNTVYPEDLDPRELLDAFTGNRTFGEDAETLLEREEITPTEGDEETTDHPPIHPTEELPTKGELSDAEWEVYELVVRRFFATVADSARWEHLKVVLEVGEHRLKANGKRLVEPGYHAVYPYFSTNENVVPDVEEGESLALTEIRIEDKETQPPRRYGQSRLIETMEEMGIGTKSTRHNTIEKLYDRGYIENDSPRPTKLATAVVEAGEEYADRVVSEAMTAQLEDDMQAIAAGEKDLDEVAGESREMLERVFDDLMESREEIGDHLQKSLKADKTLGPCPESGHDLLVRRSRRGSYFVGCDGYPDCEYTLPLPNTGKPLILEATCEEHDLRHVKMLAGRGTFVHGCPQCKADEADEEEDRVIGACPECGEGSIPPSSRDGEDPAATAEDGQPVEADGGELAIKQLRNGSRLVGCTRYPDCDYSLPLPRRGDIEITDERCEEHGLPELLVHSGDEPWELGCPICNYREYQERENDSGTDLESIEGVGAKTAEKLAAAGVESVSDLQDAEAETVANEVEGISADRVRKWQAKAG from the coding sequence GTGGATCTGATCATCACCGAGAAGGACAACGCCGCCCGCCGGATCGCCGCCATCCTCAGTGGCGAGTCCGCGGAGGTCGAACGCCAAAACGGCGTCAACGTCTATCGCTGGGGCGGGAAACGCTGTATCGGCCTGTCGGGCCACGTCGTCGCCGTCGACTTCCCCTCGGAGTACTCGGACTGGCGTGACGTCGAGCCCGTCGAACTGATCGGCGCGGCCGTCGAGAAGACCCCCACACAGGAGAACATCGTCCGCACCGTTCGCCTGCTGGCTCGGGACGCAAACCGGGTAACGATCGCGACCGACTACGACCGCGAGGGCGAACTCATCGGGAAGGAGGCCTACGAGATCGTCCGCGACGTCAACGACGGGGCGGAGATCGACCGGGTGCGCTTTTCGTCGATCACCGACGGTGAGGTACACAGCGCCTTCGACGACCCCGACGAGATCGACTTCGACCTGGCGGCGGCGGGCGAGGCCCGCCAGATCATCGATCTGGTCTGGGGGGCGGCCCTCACCAGGTTCCTCTCGCTTTCGGCCCGGCAACTGGGCGACGACTTCATTTCAGTAGGAAGGGTCCAGACGCCCACCCTCAAGCTGATCGTGGATCGCGAACGCGAGATCGAGGCGTTCGACCCCGAGGCCTACTGGGAGATCTTCGCGAACCTCGTGAAAGGGGAGGAGAGCTTCGACGCCCAGTACTTCTACCGCGATGAGGACGGCAACGAGGCCGAACGCGTCTGGGACGGGCAGCGTGCGGAGGCTGTCTACGAGACCCTTCGGGAAGCGAGCGAGGCCCGCGTCGAGTCGGTCTCGCGGCGAACGCGAACCGACGCGCCGCCCGCACCGTTCAACACCACCCAGTTCATCCGTGCGGCGAGTTCGATCGGTTATTCCGCCAAACGCGCGATGAGCATCGCCGAGGACCTCTATACGGCGGGCTACATCACCTATCCCCGGACCGACAACACGGTGTATCCCGAGGACCTCGATCCCCGCGAGCTACTCGATGCGTTCACCGGGAACCGGACCTTCGGCGAGGACGCAGAAACCCTGCTCGAACGCGAGGAAATTACCCCCACGGAGGGTGACGAGGAGACGACCGACCACCCCCCGATCCATCCCACGGAGGAACTGCCGACGAAGGGCGAACTGTCGGATGCGGAGTGGGAGGTCTACGAACTGGTCGTCCGGCGCTTTTTCGCGACCGTCGCCGATTCGGCGCGCTGGGAGCACCTCAAGGTCGTCCTCGAAGTGGGCGAGCACCGCCTGAAGGCGAACGGCAAACGCCTCGTCGAACCGGGTTACCACGCCGTCTACCCCTATTTCAGCACGAACGAGAACGTCGTCCCCGACGTCGAGGAGGGCGAGTCCCTCGCGTTGACCGAGATACGAATCGAGGACAAGGAAACCCAGCCGCCCCGTCGATACGGGCAGTCGCGCCTCATCGAGACGATGGAGGAGATGGGAATCGGAACGAAAAGTACGCGTCACAACACGATCGAGAAGCTCTACGACCGGGGGTACATCGAGAACGACTCGCCGCGGCCCACCAAGCTGGCGACGGCGGTCGTCGAGGCCGGCGAGGAGTACGCAGACCGCGTGGTAAGCGAGGCGATGACCGCCCAGTTGGAAGACGACATGCAGGCGATCGCCGCGGGCGAGAAGGACCTGGACGAAGTGGCCGGCGAGTCCCGCGAGATGCTCGAACGGGTGTTCGACGACCTGATGGAATCGCGCGAGGAGATCGGCGACCACCTCCAGAAATCGCTCAAAGCGGATAAGACCCTGGGACCGTGCCCCGAATCGGGTCACGATCTTTTGGTTCGGCGGTCCCGCCGCGGGTCGTACTTCGTGGGCTGTGACGGCTATCCGGACTGCGAGTACACGCTTCCGCTGCCCAATACGGGCAAGCCGCTCATCCTCGAGGCGACCTGCGAGGAGCACGACCTACGGCACGTGAAGATGCTCGCCGGCCGAGGGACGTTCGTCCACGGCTGTCCGCAGTGTAAGGCTGACGAGGCCGACGAGGAGGAGGATCGAGTGATCGGGGCCTGTCCCGAATGTGGGGAGGGGTCGATCCCGCCCTCCTCGCGTGACGGCGAGGACCCCGCCGCAACCGCCGAGGACGGCCAACCCGTCGAGGCCGACGGCGGCGAGCTCGCGATCAAACAGCTCCGGAACGGCTCGCGGCTCGTGGGCTGTACTCGGTACCCCGACTGTGACTACTCGCTGCCGCTTCCGCGACGCGGCGACATCGAGATCACCGACGAGCGCTGTGAGGAACACGGCCTGCCCGAGCTGCTCGTCCACTCGGGCGACGAACCCTGGGAACTGGGCTGTCCGATCTGTAACTACCGGGAGTACCAGGAGCGAGAGAACGACTCGGGGACCGACCTCGAATCGATCGAGGGCGTCGGCGCGAAAACGGCCGAGAAGCTCGCCGCCGCGGGTGTCGAGAGCGTCAGCGACCTCCAGGACGCCGAGGC
- a CDS encoding YihY/virulence factor BrkB family protein, whose protein sequence is MIRSTDYRRYVEAEPKRFARRQDTPTSGSERCSRTDEYVCGMRGGYEVLVEIVREVRRQNLPFLAGSLAFYAFVSLLPLLLLVLVAASLLAGETVARYLLALTRLYLSPTGQDLLAGAITEATGWVGSSIVGLLVLLWAAFRMFLAIDTAFAQLYETPRTKTSLGQRVRDGLIASSAIVLVLVAAVATAGVFTLLPDFSYSGAVDSLLLVCGLLVAFLPLYYVFPNVEVTLVEVLPGALFAAVGWALLQWLFQFYASVATLAAVFGVIGGALLFLLWLYFGALIILFGVVVNVVLAGRTG, encoded by the coding sequence ATGATCAGATCCACGGATTACCGGCGCTACGTCGAGGCGGAGCCTAAACGTTTCGCGCGCCGTCAGGACACCCCGACGTCGGGATCGGAACGTTGTTCTCGGACCGACGAGTACGTCTGTGGGATGCGTGGGGGGTACGAGGTACTCGTAGAGATCGTCAGGGAGGTCCGCCGCCAGAACCTCCCGTTTCTGGCCGGGAGCCTCGCGTTTTACGCCTTCGTCTCGCTGTTGCCGCTGTTGTTGCTCGTCCTCGTCGCGGCCTCGCTGCTGGCCGGCGAGACCGTCGCGCGCTACCTGCTCGCGCTGACCCGGCTGTACCTCAGCCCGACCGGTCAGGACCTGCTTGCTGGAGCGATCACGGAGGCGACGGGCTGGGTCGGGAGTTCGATCGTCGGCCTGCTCGTGTTGCTGTGGGCGGCCTTCCGGATGTTCCTCGCCATCGACACCGCCTTCGCACAGCTCTACGAAACCCCCCGAACGAAGACCTCCCTCGGCCAGCGGGTGCGCGACGGGCTGATCGCCTCCTCTGCGATCGTCCTGGTGTTGGTCGCGGCCGTGGCCACCGCCGGGGTCTTTACGCTCCTGCCGGATTTCAGCTACTCCGGGGCCGTCGACTCGCTGTTGCTCGTCTGCGGGTTGCTGGTCGCGTTCCTCCCGTTGTACTACGTCTTTCCGAACGTCGAGGTCACCCTCGTGGAGGTGTTGCCGGGGGCGTTGTTCGCGGCCGTCGGCTGGGCGCTCCTCCAGTGGTTGTTTCAGTTCTACGCCTCGGTGGCGACGCTTGCGGCGGTCTTCGGTGTGATCGGAGGTGCACTGTTGTTCCTGTTGTGGCTGTATTTCGGCGCGTTGATCATCCTCTTTGGCGTCGTCGTCAACGTCGTTCTGGCGGGACGGACCGGTTAG
- a CDS encoding amphi-Trp domain-containing protein, which translates to MSDKTSYEEDLSRDEVADNLQALAREIRGEGPSDISVGNKTVELNPASVLEYDITTEERSPMLGGERQTITVTLDWAVEKAD; encoded by the coding sequence ATGTCAGACAAGACTTCCTACGAGGAGGACCTCTCGCGCGACGAGGTCGCGGACAACCTGCAGGCGCTGGCCCGCGAGATCCGGGGGGAGGGACCCTCGGACATCTCGGTCGGGAACAAGACCGTCGAACTTAACCCGGCCTCGGTCCTCGAGTACGACATCACGACCGAGGAACGGTCCCCGATGCTCGGTGGCGAGCGCCAGACGATCACGGTGACGCTGGACTGGGCCGTCGAGAAGGCGGACTAA
- a CDS encoding universal stress protein, with the protein MPLDGSDEAAHAARWGLELDRQFDATADVVHVVE; encoded by the coding sequence ATTCCGCTCGATGGAAGCGACGAGGCCGCACACGCGGCGCGCTGGGGCCTCGAACTCGACCGGCAGTTCGACGCGACCGCCGACGTCGTCCACGTCGTCGAGTGA
- the gatB gene encoding Asp-tRNA(Asn)/Glu-tRNA(Gln) amidotransferase subunit GatB: MTAQATHERDLAVVIGLEVHVQLETETKVFCGCSTDLGGAEPNTHTCPTCLGLPGALPVLNEAAVESAVKLGKAIDAEIPQQTRFHRKNYYYPDLPKNFQITQYDAPLCQDGRLEIGVEGERREIGIERAHLEEDPGSLQHEGGNIETADHTLVNYNRAGIPLMEIVTRPDFRSPKETRAFLAKLEEVLEYLGIFDSQRDGSLRVDANISLVDGEDVEEDGFIDAETLAAANRTEVKNISSHKGAEKALAYEVTRQKNAVRRGREIEQETRHWDESRGITVSMRSKEEEKDYRYFPEYDLPVLRVADWTSKIDIPELPDARRERFREEYGLGEEAASKLTSTKQVADFYEDLARDFEPDLAATWVADDLLGELNYRDMAVTDVEDRLDEVRRLVELVSGGEITAKNAREIVLREMLDSGTDPDAVVQKRDLGKTDDDAVAAAVTEAIEENPEAVADLESGDDGAINFLVGQVMGKTGGSADPGQVNRLLRERLDG, encoded by the coding sequence ATGACTGCGCAGGCGACCCACGAGCGCGATCTCGCGGTCGTGATCGGACTCGAGGTCCACGTCCAACTCGAAACCGAGACGAAGGTGTTCTGTGGCTGTTCGACCGACCTAGGCGGCGCCGAACCCAACACCCACACCTGTCCGACCTGTCTCGGGCTGCCGGGAGCACTCCCCGTTCTCAACGAGGCCGCCGTCGAGTCAGCGGTGAAACTCGGCAAGGCCATCGACGCCGAGATCCCCCAGCAGACTCGATTCCACCGGAAGAACTACTACTATCCCGACCTGCCGAAGAACTTCCAGATCACCCAGTACGACGCCCCGCTCTGCCAAGACGGACGTTTGGAGATCGGCGTCGAGGGCGAGCGCCGGGAGATCGGAATCGAGCGCGCCCACCTCGAGGAGGACCCGGGCAGCCTCCAGCACGAAGGGGGAAACATCGAAACCGCCGACCACACCCTCGTCAACTACAACCGCGCAGGGATCCCGCTGATGGAGATCGTCACCCGGCCCGACTTTCGGAGCCCCAAGGAGACGCGGGCCTTTCTCGCCAAACTCGAGGAGGTCCTCGAGTATCTGGGGATCTTCGACAGCCAGCGCGACGGCTCGCTGCGAGTCGACGCCAACATCTCGCTGGTGGACGGCGAGGACGTCGAGGAGGACGGCTTCATCGACGCGGAGACGCTCGCGGCAGCCAACCGGACCGAGGTCAAGAACATCTCCAGTCACAAGGGCGCGGAGAAAGCGCTGGCTTACGAGGTGACGAGACAGAAAAACGCCGTTCGCAGAGGGCGCGAGATCGAACAGGAGACGCGCCACTGGGACGAGTCCCGGGGCATCACCGTCTCGATGCGGTCGAAAGAAGAGGAGAAGGACTACCGGTACTTCCCGGAGTACGACCTGCCCGTTCTCAGAGTGGCGGACTGGACGTCGAAGATCGACATCCCCGAACTGCCCGACGCCCGGCGCGAGCGCTTTCGAGAGGAGTACGGGCTGGGCGAGGAGGCGGCCTCGAAACTCACCTCGACGAAACAGGTCGCGGACTTCTACGAGGACCTGGCGAGGGACTTCGAGCCCGATCTGGCGGCGACGTGGGTGGCGGACGACCTGTTGGGAGAACTTAACTACCGCGACATGGCGGTCACCGACGTCGAGGACCGACTGGACGAGGTGCGCCGGCTCGTCGAACTGGTTTCCGGAGGGGAGATCACCGCGAAGAACGCCCGCGAGATCGTTCTCCGGGAGATGCTCGATTCGGGAACCGACCCCGACGCCGTCGTTCAGAAGCGCGACCTCGGAAAAACCGACGACGACGCGGTCGCCGCCGCCGTCACGGAGGCGATCGAGGAGAACCCCGAGGCGGTCGCCGACCTCGAATCGGGCGACGACGGCGCGATCAACTTCCTCGTCGGGCAAGTGATGGGGAAAACGGGCGGTAGCGCCGACCCCGGACAGGTCAACCGACTGCTACGCGAGCGTCTCGACGGGTAG
- a CDS encoding DUF7518 family protein, giving the protein MPNRVEDLESRLRELEATVRGLTEELVETNERLRELEATHEEDAEIETREVGVETDRSEREESEDDTANDIIVA; this is encoded by the coding sequence ATGCCCAACAGAGTCGAGGACCTCGAATCGCGGCTCCGCGAACTCGAAGCCACGGTGCGTGGACTCACCGAAGAGCTCGTCGAGACGAACGAACGGCTCCGCGAACTCGAAGCCACCCACGAGGAAGACGCCGAGATAGAAACCCGCGAGGTCGGAGTCGAAACCGATAGGAGCGAGCGCGAGGAATCGGAAGACGACACGGCCAACGACATCATCGTCGCGTAG
- the smc gene encoding chromosome segregation protein SMC, with the protein MHIRALVLENFKSFGRKTRIPFYEDFTTVSGPNGSGKSNIIDSVLFALGLARARGIRAEKLTDLIYNPGHDGTDSQEGPREASVEVVLDNTDGTLAREQVVSAAGSEDIGDVETISVRRRVKRTEDNYYSYYYLNDRSVNLSDIQDLLAQAGVTPEGYNVVMQGDVTGIINMTAGQRREIIDEIAGVAEFDAKKESAFEELETVKDRIEEAELRIEEKEDRLDQLKDERETALEYKSLREEKEEFEGYLKAAELEEKRAELDAKESRIEQKREKVEELRRELDEKQGAVTRLEEDLEDLNAEIERKGEDEQLAIKREIEGIKGEISRFEDRIENAEEAIDEAESDRREAFVGVDRKEETIADLDTEIRETKLEKASVKADIQEKEAEREEIEAAIEDVDTEFDELKADLREKKAALEAARDERNEHQREQDRLLDEARRRSNAIGEKENEREETLEAVPEIESEIDDLEDERERAVKNREQIDAVVEDLKEEKREFQGKLDGIEDDLQAKQQEYAELEAKAGESGDSSYGRAVSTILNAGMDGVHGTVGQLGGVDSRYATACETAAGGRLANVVVDDDGVGQRCIEHLKSRNAGRATFLPMTEMRNRSLSSPPRAEGVVDFAYNLVDFDTAYAGIFSYVLGDTLVVEDIDTARDLMGKYRLVTLDGELVEKSGAMTGGSRSGSRYSFSKSGKGQLERVAEAITDLQDRRESVRSELRGAEERLESARDRKTEATEQVREIESTIEKKREAIEEREAKAERLVEEVEELEDARGDVDERMGEIEEKITEATGEIEELEGDIEELEGELADSEIPELTAQLDGIDDAIDELEDALDEHDGRLNELQLEKQYADNAISDLDEQASNAEERIEKQERRIEEFETEIEKQEERLEGKREAVEELEAELTEKKEERRELRGTLGEAADERDVAKEKVGTTESRLEGLEASARGLETDIADLEGEVGEYDPEEIPDHDTVESRIAELGSEMEALEPVNMLAIDEYDRVEGELDTLTDRKDVLVEEREGITERIDSYEQQKRDTFMDAYRAIDEQFQEIFSRLSAGTGELHLEDEDDPFDGGLTMKAQPADKPIQRLDAMSGGEKSLTALAFIFAIQRYNPAPFYALDEVDAFLDAANADRVGELVDELASDAQFVVVSHRSAMLERSERAIGVTMQGNNVSSVTGIDLAGTTEDEEAATADD; encoded by the coding sequence ATGCACATTCGAGCGCTCGTCCTCGAGAACTTCAAGAGCTTCGGCAGAAAGACACGAATTCCGTTCTACGAGGACTTCACCACCGTCAGCGGCCCCAACGGCTCGGGCAAGTCGAACATCATCGACAGCGTGCTCTTTGCGCTCGGACTGGCCCGTGCCCGCGGGATCCGCGCCGAGAAGCTCACCGACCTGATCTACAACCCCGGTCACGACGGCACGGACTCCCAAGAAGGGCCCCGCGAGGCGAGCGTGGAGGTCGTCCTCGACAACACCGATGGCACGCTCGCGCGCGAGCAGGTCGTCAGCGCCGCCGGCAGCGAGGACATCGGCGACGTCGAGACGATCTCGGTTCGGCGGCGGGTAAAACGCACCGAGGACAACTACTACTCCTATTACTACCTCAACGACCGGTCGGTGAACCTCTCGGACATCCAGGACCTGCTCGCGCAGGCCGGCGTCACCCCCGAGGGCTACAACGTCGTCATGCAGGGCGACGTGACGGGGATCATCAACATGACCGCCGGACAGCGCCGCGAGATCATCGACGAGATCGCGGGCGTCGCGGAGTTCGACGCGAAAAAGGAGTCGGCCTTCGAGGAGCTCGAGACGGTCAAAGACCGGATCGAGGAGGCCGAACTCCGCATCGAGGAGAAAGAAGACCGCCTCGACCAGTTGAAAGACGAACGCGAAACCGCACTGGAGTACAAATCGCTCCGGGAGGAAAAAGAGGAGTTCGAGGGGTATCTGAAGGCCGCCGAGCTGGAGGAAAAGCGCGCGGAACTCGACGCCAAAGAGAGCCGGATCGAACAGAAGCGCGAGAAAGTAGAGGAGCTCCGCCGGGAGCTCGACGAGAAGCAGGGTGCCGTCACGCGCCTCGAAGAGGACTTAGAGGACTTAAACGCCGAGATCGAGCGCAAAGGCGAGGACGAACAGCTCGCGATCAAACGCGAGATCGAGGGAATCAAAGGCGAGATCAGCCGGTTCGAGGACAGGATCGAAAACGCAGAAGAGGCCATCGACGAGGCCGAAAGCGACCGACGGGAGGCGTTCGTCGGGGTCGACAGGAAAGAGGAGACGATCGCCGACCTCGATACGGAGATCCGCGAGACGAAGTTGGAGAAGGCCTCCGTGAAGGCCGACATCCAGGAGAAGGAGGCCGAGCGGGAGGAGATCGAAGCAGCAATCGAGGACGTCGACACGGAGTTCGACGAGCTGAAGGCCGATCTGCGGGAGAAAAAGGCCGCTCTCGAGGCGGCGCGCGACGAGCGAAACGAACACCAGCGCGAGCAGGACCGCCTGCTCGACGAGGCCCGCCGGCGCTCGAACGCGATCGGCGAGAAGGAGAACGAACGCGAGGAGACGCTCGAAGCGGTGCCCGAAATCGAGTCCGAGATCGACGATCTGGAGGACGAGCGCGAACGGGCCGTGAAGAACCGCGAGCAGATCGACGCGGTGGTCGAGGACCTCAAGGAGGAGAAGCGAGAGTTTCAGGGAAAGCTCGACGGGATCGAGGACGACCTTCAAGCCAAACAGCAGGAGTACGCGGAGCTCGAGGCCAAGGCCGGCGAGAGCGGCGACAGCTCGTATGGCCGGGCGGTCTCGACGATCCTCAATGCGGGCATGGACGGCGTCCACGGCACCGTCGGCCAATTAGGAGGCGTCGACTCGCGGTACGCCACCGCCTGCGAGACCGCGGCGGGCGGCCGGCTCGCGAACGTCGTGGTCGACGACGACGGGGTCGGCCAGCGCTGTATCGAACACCTGAAATCGCGCAACGCGGGCCGGGCGACGTTCCTCCCGATGACGGAGATGCGAAACCGCTCGCTCTCCTCGCCGCCGCGTGCGGAGGGCGTGGTCGACTTCGCGTACAACCTCGTCGATTTCGATACTGCGTACGCGGGGATCTTCTCGTACGTGCTCGGCGATACGCTCGTCGTCGAGGACATCGACACCGCACGGGACCTGATGGGCAAGTACCGGCTCGTGACGCTCGACGGGGAGCTGGTCGAGAAAAGCGGCGCGATGACCGGCGGGAGCCGCTCGGGCTCGCGCTACTCGTTTTCGAAATCGGGCAAAGGACAGTTAGAACGGGTCGCCGAGGCGATCACTGACTTACAGGACCGGCGCGAGTCGGTGCGCTCGGAGCTCCGAGGGGCCGAAGAGCGCCTCGAGAGCGCCCGCGATCGGAAAACCGAGGCCACGGAGCAGGTCCGTGAGATCGAAAGCACGATCGAGAAGAAACGCGAGGCGATCGAGGAGCGCGAAGCGAAGGCCGAGCGGTTGGTCGAGGAAGTCGAGGAACTGGAGGACGCCCGCGGGGACGTCGACGAGCGTATGGGCGAGATCGAGGAAAAGATCACGGAGGCAACCGGAGAGATCGAGGAGCTCGAAGGCGACATCGAGGAGCTCGAGGGCGAGCTCGCCGACTCGGAGATTCCCGAACTGACCGCCCAGCTCGACGGGATCGACGACGCGATCGACGAACTGGAGGACGCCCTCGACGAGCACGACGGACGCCTCAACGAACTCCAGCTCGAAAAACAGTACGCGGACAACGCCATCTCGGATCTGGACGAGCAGGCCTCGAACGCAGAGGAGCGTATCGAGAAGCAGGAGAGACGTATCGAGGAGTTCGAGACCGAGATCGAAAAGCAAGAGGAGCGCCTCGAGGGGAAGCGCGAGGCCGTTGAGGAACTCGAAGCCGAACTGACCGAAAAGAAGGAGGAGCGCCGCGAACTTCGCGGAACGCTCGGCGAGGCGGCCGACGAGCGCGACGTGGCCAAGGAGAAGGTCGGCACGACCGAGAGTCGTCTCGAAGGGCTGGAGGCCAGCGCCCGCGGGCTCGAAACCGACATCGCCGACCTAGAGGGGGAGGTCGGCGAGTACGACCCCGAGGAGATCCCCGATCACGACACCGTCGAGTCGCGGATCGCGGAGCTCGGTAGCGAAATGGAGGCCCTCGAACCCGTCAACATGCTCGCGATCGACGAGTACGACCGGGTCGAAGGGGAGCTCGACACCCTCACCGACCGCAAGGACGTGCTCGTCGAGGAGCGCGAGGGGATCACGGAGCGCATCGACTCGTACGAACAGCAAAAGCGCGACACGTTCATGGACGCCTACCGGGCGATCGACGAGCAGTTCCAGGAGATCTTCTCGCGCTTGTCGGCCGGCACCGGGGAGCTCCACCTCGAAGACGAGGACGACCCCTTCGACGGTGGCTTAACGATGAAGGCCCAGCCCGCCGATAAGCCCATCCAGCGCCTCGACGCGATGAGTGGGGGCGAGAAGTCCCTGACGGCGCTGGCCTTTATCTTCGCCATCCAGCGGTACAACCCCGCGCCCTTTTACGCGCTCGACGAGGTCGACGCCTTCCTCGACGCGGCGAACGCCGATCGGGTCGGAGAGCTAGTCGACGAACTCGCGAGCGACGCCCAGTTCGTCGTCGTCTCGCACCGCTCGGCGATGCTCGAACGCTCCGAGCGCGCCATCGGCGTCACCATGCAGGGCAACAACGTCAGCAGCGTCACCGGGATCGACCTCGCGGGAACGACCGAGGACGAGGAGGCAGCGACCGCCGATGACTGA
- a CDS encoding segregation and condensation protein A, translating to MTEPTMPEPDAESEPVELLVQLAEEGEIEPWDIDIVEVTDAFLAKLDAADLRTSGRALFYASVLLRMKSDELLSEDDEEEFDDWEAEMHMGEDEPFPEDPIGNLEREMERRLDRKHARGSPETLDELVRELREAERDSWWKESREYDTSGSPKGFQRGTQTLDYHAADEFRAEEEPTAEEVTGTAHGEDIEDTITQVYAALDEQYSAGREEVLFGEIRSAGGTRVETFLALLFLAHRGQVSLHQDDLFGDLWVRNPAATTEGAEAIAD from the coding sequence ATGACTGAGCCCACGATGCCGGAACCCGACGCGGAGAGCGAACCCGTCGAGTTGCTGGTCCAACTCGCCGAGGAAGGCGAGATCGAGCCGTGGGACATCGATATCGTCGAGGTGACCGACGCGTTCCTCGCGAAACTCGACGCGGCGGACCTGCGCACCTCGGGCCGGGCGCTCTTCTATGCGAGTGTCCTGTTGCGGATGAAAAGCGACGAGCTGCTCTCCGAGGACGACGAGGAGGAGTTCGACGACTGGGAGGCCGAGATGCACATGGGAGAGGACGAGCCGTTTCCCGAGGACCCCATCGGGAACCTCGAACGCGAGATGGAGCGCCGCCTCGATCGTAAACACGCCCGTGGTTCGCCCGAGACGCTCGACGAACTGGTAAGAGAACTGCGCGAGGCCGAGCGCGACTCGTGGTGGAAAGAATCGCGCGAGTACGATACCTCGGGTTCGCCAAAGGGCTTTCAACGGGGCACCCAGACGCTCGATTACCACGCGGCCGACGAGTTCCGCGCCGAGGAGGAACCGACCGCCGAGGAGGTGACCGGGACCGCCCACGGCGAGGACATCGAGGACACCATCACGCAGGTCTACGCCGCACTCGACGAGCAGTACAGCGCCGGGCGCGAGGAGGTGCTCTTCGGCGAGATCCGTTCGGCCGGCGGCACGCGCGTCGAGACGTTCCTCGCATTGCTCTTTCTGGCCCATCGCGGGCAGGTTTCGCTCCATCAGGACGACCTCTTTGGCGACCTCTGGGTGCGAAATCCCGCGGCGACGACCGAGGGAGCCGAAGCGATCGCCGATTGA
- a CDS encoding DoxX family protein has protein sequence MYQHVRNGEGRGWSPVFVRVALGLVFLVAGVGKVFAVGPKATGIAGFAGFLASLGVPMPTLFAWLVGLLELTGGALLLLGLFTRYAAVLLAIDMLVATLLVHLPSGFAVGNGGYEYTLVLALVSISLVFSGPGRLALEYAVFDREFLPGNSRRSDSAEEVRA, from the coding sequence ATGTACCAACACGTTCGAAACGGAGAGGGACGGGGCTGGAGTCCGGTGTTTGTGCGGGTCGCACTCGGGCTCGTTTTTCTGGTCGCCGGGGTCGGCAAGGTCTTCGCAGTCGGCCCGAAGGCGACGGGGATCGCCGGTTTCGCAGGGTTCCTCGCGAGCCTCGGCGTTCCGATGCCCACGCTGTTTGCGTGGCTCGTCGGACTTCTCGAGTTGACGGGCGGGGCACTGTTGCTGCTGGGCCTATTCACGCGCTACGCCGCGGTGTTGCTGGCGATCGACATGCTCGTCGCGACCCTGCTCGTCCACCTGCCCAGCGGCTTCGCCGTCGGCAACGGAGGCTACGAGTACACACTGGTGTTGGCGCTCGTTTCGATCTCGCTGGTCTTCAGCGGCCCCGGGCGTCTCGCGCTGGAGTACGCCGTCTTCGACCGCGAGTTCCTGCCCGGCAACAGCCGTCGCTCCGACTCGGCCGAGGAAGTTCGAGCCTGA